A window from Desulfovibrio sp. X2 encodes these proteins:
- a CDS encoding phosphomannomutase/phosphoglucomutase: MPRINPDVFKAYDIRGVVDRDFDEARVEGLARACGAYFRARGLSRACLGHDARHSSPAYMAACARGLSASGVDVVVLDMVPTPVFYFACVHLKIPAGIMVTASHNPPEYNGFKVWAGASTIYGGEIQEIRRLMEEEAFVDGRGVVSRHDIVPAYVETLAGLCRLARPVKVVLDGGNGAGGLVAARLLRELGAEVVELYTEPDGDFPNHHPDPTLPENMADCAARVRETGAAAGIGLDGDGDRIAVADEQGRLMPGDELAAVLSRQILAEEPGAMIIGDVKCSHRLFRDVAAHGGEPLMSATGHSLMKAKLAETGAAFAGEMSGHMFYRQRFFGFDDALYSAARFCEILSAAEVPVSQFLADWPQTFSTPEIRMQVPEPVKFPLVARAVAHFREKYPATDLDGIRIDFPDGWALVRASNTQDVLVMRFESESEAGLARIRAEVEGAVLSWLEEMKAAMAAGTAAQ; this comes from the coding sequence ATGCCTCGCATCAATCCGGACGTGTTCAAGGCCTACGACATCCGCGGCGTGGTGGACAGGGATTTCGACGAAGCCCGGGTCGAGGGGCTCGCCCGTGCCTGCGGCGCCTATTTCCGCGCCCGCGGCCTCTCCCGCGCCTGCCTCGGCCACGACGCCCGCCACTCCTCGCCCGCCTACATGGCGGCCTGCGCGCGCGGCCTTTCGGCCTCGGGCGTGGACGTCGTGGTCCTGGACATGGTGCCCACGCCGGTCTTCTACTTCGCCTGCGTGCATCTGAAGATACCCGCCGGGATCATGGTCACGGCCAGCCACAACCCGCCCGAGTACAACGGCTTCAAGGTCTGGGCCGGTGCCTCCACCATCTACGGCGGCGAGATCCAGGAGATCCGACGCCTCATGGAGGAGGAGGCCTTCGTCGACGGCCGGGGCGTGGTCTCGCGCCACGACATCGTGCCCGCCTACGTGGAGACCCTGGCCGGGCTCTGCCGTCTTGCGCGGCCGGTGAAGGTCGTGCTCGACGGCGGCAACGGCGCGGGCGGCCTCGTGGCCGCGCGCCTGCTGCGCGAGCTCGGGGCCGAGGTGGTGGAGCTCTACACCGAGCCGGACGGCGACTTCCCGAACCACCATCCGGACCCGACCCTGCCCGAGAACATGGCGGACTGCGCCGCCAGGGTGCGCGAGACGGGCGCCGCGGCGGGCATCGGCCTGGACGGCGACGGCGACCGCATCGCGGTGGCGGACGAGCAGGGCCGCCTCATGCCCGGCGACGAGCTGGCCGCCGTCCTCTCGCGCCAGATCCTGGCCGAGGAGCCGGGCGCCATGATCATCGGCGACGTGAAGTGCTCGCACCGCCTCTTCCGCGACGTCGCGGCCCACGGCGGCGAGCCGCTCATGTCGGCCACGGGCCACTCGCTGATGAAGGCCAAGCTGGCCGAGACCGGCGCGGCCTTCGCGGGCGAGATGAGCGGGCACATGTTCTATCGCCAGCGCTTCTTCGGCTTCGACGACGCGCTCTACTCCGCGGCCCGCTTCTGCGAGATACTCTCCGCGGCCGAGGTTCCGGTCTCGCAATTCCTGGCCGACTGGCCGCAGACCTTCTCCACGCCGGAGATCCGCATGCAGGTGCCGGAGCCGGTGAAGTTCCCCCTCGTCGCCCGCGCCGTGGCCCATTTCCGCGAGAAGTACCCGGCCACGGACCTCGACGGCATCCGCATCGACTTCCCGGACGGCTGGGCCCTGGTGCGCGCCTCCAACACCCAGGACGTGCTGGTCATGCGCTTCGAGTCCGAGAGCGAGGCGGGACTTGCCCGCATCCGCGCCGAGGTCGAGGGCGCGGTGCTTTCCTGGCTCGAGGAAATGAAGGCCGCGATGGCCGCGGGGACGGCGGCGCAGTAG
- a CDS encoding LysE family translocator, with translation MPSDTWFAYLLIMTAIAYTPGPMTMFSMSSSLRNGFARTVPAIAGGSCAYLTQMAVVYLGLGVVVQGSSLVFNAVKWIGVVYLVVLAVKNWRKPPLSACAAGERRRTPLFRQFCLGYATGMSNPKSVLVFTVLFPHFIDPAHYTRDFLILAASFFVIQGSSATAYALFGAKAFRWLRERGLAHVQGRVTSAILACAAGMLAVSEK, from the coding sequence ATGCCGTCCGATACGTGGTTCGCCTATCTTCTCATCATGACGGCCATCGCGTACACGCCGGGGCCCATGACCATGTTCTCCATGTCCTCGAGCCTGCGCAACGGCTTCGCGCGCACCGTGCCCGCCATCGCGGGCGGGTCGTGCGCCTACCTGACGCAGATGGCCGTCGTCTATCTCGGGCTCGGCGTCGTCGTGCAGGGCTCGAGCCTGGTCTTCAACGCCGTCAAGTGGATCGGCGTGGTCTATCTGGTGGTGCTGGCGGTCAAGAACTGGCGCAAGCCGCCGCTTTCCGCCTGCGCGGCCGGGGAGCGGCGCAGGACACCGCTCTTCAGGCAGTTCTGCCTCGGCTACGCCACCGGCATGTCCAACCCCAAGTCCGTGCTGGTCTTCACGGTCCTCTTCCCCCACTTCATCGACCCCGCGCACTACACGCGCGACTTCCTGATCCTGGCCGCGAGCTTCTTCGTCATCCAGGGCAGCAGCGCCACCGCCTACGCCCTGTTCGGCGCCAAAGCCTTCCGTTGGCTGCGCGAGCGCGGCCTCGCCCACGTCCAGGGCCGCGTCACCTCGGCCATCCTCGCCTGCGCCGCGGGCATGCTGGCGGTCAGCGAGAAGTAG
- a CDS encoding class I SAM-dependent methyltransferase: protein MKDLPLEKIAALQQRGALLFIDDPYPFQPTQRWGYGKPAHPELTSLLRAQHENYLSFLDMLVSLAPHFAAIPLDAPEESAEPRWNNTWLPILDGMSIYTTVATHKPRRFIEVGSGNSTKFAARAIRDHGLQTQIFSIDPTPRSEIDGLCHRSLRLSLETLDSSFFRQTTAEDVVFVDCSHRAMQNSDATVFFLEVLPKLPVGCRIGIHDIFLPWDYPPGWEKRYYNEQYLLACALLFGSGAFEVQLPSYYVSITPEFDAPLAPLRKLPWMQEGRPVMGGIFWMRKRSA from the coding sequence ATGAAAGATCTCCCCCTTGAAAAAATCGCCGCCCTCCAGCAACGCGGTGCGCTGCTTTTCATCGACGACCCGTACCCCTTCCAGCCGACGCAGCGCTGGGGATACGGCAAGCCTGCCCACCCCGAGCTCACGAGCCTCCTGCGCGCGCAGCACGAAAACTACCTGTCGTTCCTCGACATGCTCGTCTCCCTGGCGCCGCATTTCGCCGCCATACCGCTCGATGCGCCCGAGGAATCCGCCGAGCCGCGCTGGAACAACACCTGGCTACCGATCCTGGACGGCATGAGCATCTACACGACCGTGGCGACGCACAAGCCGCGCCGGTTCATCGAAGTGGGGTCGGGAAACTCCACGAAATTCGCCGCCAGAGCCATCCGCGACCACGGCCTGCAGACGCAGATATTTTCCATCGACCCCACTCCGCGAAGCGAGATCGACGGGCTTTGCCACCGCAGCCTGCGGCTTTCCCTCGAAACGCTGGACAGCTCGTTCTTCAGGCAGACAACGGCGGAGGACGTCGTCTTCGTGGACTGCAGCCATCGCGCAATGCAGAACTCCGACGCCACGGTCTTCTTTCTCGAGGTGCTCCCCAAGCTGCCGGTCGGCTGCCGCATCGGCATCCACGACATCTTCCTGCCCTGGGACTATCCCCCCGGGTGGGAGAAGCGGTACTACAATGAGCAGTACCTCCTGGCCTGCGCCCTGCTCTTCGGTTCAGGCGCCTTCGAGGTCCAGCTGCCCTCCTACTACGTCTCGATCACGCCCGAGTTCGACGCGCCCCTGGCCCCGCTTCGGAAGCTGCCCTGGATGCAGGAGGGCCGCCCGGTGATGGGCGGCATCTTCTGGATGCGAAAACGCTCGGCGTGA
- the pgm gene encoding phosphoglucomutase (alpha-D-glucose-1,6-bisphosphate-dependent) has product MPVDALAGKPAPRDILVNVPRLIAAYYEETPDPGEVEQRVAFGTSGHRGSAFSRSFNERHILAVAQAVCDYRASKGIAGPLYMGADTHALSEPARMTALEVFAANGVQTVIQEGLGFTPTPVVSHAILTHNSDAAKARADGVVITPSHNPPEDGGFKYNPPEGGPADTGVTKWIEARANELLAAGCKDVKRVPWAKALSAATTHPGDLVMPYVRDLASAIDMDAVKGAKLKVGVDPLGGSSIEHWLAVSEFYGLDLEIVNTAVDPTFGFMRVDGDGKLRMDCSSPYAMAGLLEMKEHFDLALGNDPDADRHGIVTRGAGLMNPNHYLAVAIDYLFGHRPGWSPAARIGKTLVSSSMIDRVAAHLGRGLAEVPVGFKWFVDGLLSGGYGFGGEESAGASFLRRDGTVWTTDKDGPLLCLLAMEIMAVTGRDPAEHYARLTGMFGAPLYERIQAPANLAQKKALTAMSPESVTARELAGEPIMRVLTRSPEGDAPIGGLKVVTENGWFAARPSGTEDIYKIYAESFKGADHLKLLQQEAQTLVSGVFAAAGL; this is encoded by the coding sequence ATGCCTGTCGATGCCCTGGCCGGCAAGCCCGCGCCGCGCGATATACTGGTCAACGTTCCGCGCCTGATCGCGGCCTATTACGAGGAGACCCCTGACCCGGGCGAGGTGGAGCAGCGCGTCGCCTTCGGCACTTCGGGGCACCGCGGCTCCGCGTTCTCCCGCTCCTTCAACGAGCGGCACATCCTGGCCGTGGCCCAGGCCGTGTGCGACTACCGCGCCTCCAAGGGCATCGCCGGGCCGCTCTACATGGGCGCGGACACCCACGCCCTGTCCGAGCCCGCGCGCATGACCGCCCTGGAAGTCTTCGCGGCCAACGGCGTGCAGACCGTCATCCAGGAGGGGCTCGGCTTCACGCCCACGCCCGTGGTCTCCCACGCCATCCTCACGCACAACAGCGACGCCGCCAAGGCCAGGGCGGACGGCGTGGTCATCACGCCCTCGCACAACCCGCCCGAGGACGGCGGCTTCAAGTACAATCCGCCCGAGGGCGGCCCGGCGGACACCGGCGTGACCAAGTGGATCGAGGCCCGGGCCAACGAGCTGCTGGCCGCGGGCTGCAAGGACGTGAAGCGCGTGCCCTGGGCCAAGGCGCTTTCGGCCGCGACCACCCATCCCGGGGACCTGGTCATGCCCTACGTGCGCGACTTGGCCTCGGCCATCGACATGGACGCGGTCAAGGGCGCGAAGCTCAAGGTCGGCGTGGACCCGCTCGGCGGCTCGTCCATCGAGCACTGGCTGGCCGTGTCCGAATTCTACGGCCTTGACCTCGAGATCGTGAACACCGCCGTGGACCCGACCTTCGGCTTCATGCGCGTGGACGGCGACGGCAAGCTGCGCATGGACTGCTCCTCGCCCTACGCCATGGCCGGGCTGCTGGAGATGAAGGAGCACTTCGACCTGGCGCTCGGCAACGACCCGGACGCGGACCGCCACGGCATCGTCACGCGCGGGGCCGGGCTCATGAACCCCAACCACTATCTGGCCGTGGCCATCGACTACCTCTTCGGCCACCGCCCGGGCTGGAGCCCGGCGGCCAGGATCGGCAAGACCCTTGTCTCCTCGTCCATGATCGACCGCGTGGCCGCGCACCTCGGCCGCGGGCTGGCCGAGGTGCCGGTGGGCTTCAAGTGGTTCGTGGACGGGCTGCTTTCCGGCGGCTACGGCTTCGGCGGCGAGGAGAGCGCTGGCGCCTCGTTCCTGCGCCGCGACGGCACGGTCTGGACCACGGACAAGGACGGCCCGCTGCTCTGCCTGCTGGCCATGGAGATCATGGCGGTCACCGGGCGCGACCCGGCCGAGCACTACGCGCGGCTGACGGGGATGTTCGGCGCGCCGCTGTACGAGCGCATCCAGGCCCCGGCCAACCTGGCCCAGAAGAAGGCGCTCACTGCCATGTCGCCCGAGAGCGTCACGGCCAGGGAGCTCGCGGGCGAGCCCATCATGCGGGTGCTGACCCGCTCGCCCGAGGGCGACGCGCCCATCGGCGGGCTCAAGGTGGTCACGGAGAACGGCTGGTTCGCGGCGCGCCCCTCGGGCACCGAGGACATCTACAAGATATACGCGGAGAGCTTCAAAGGGGCCGACCACCTGAAGCTGCTGCAGCAAGAGGCGCAGACCCTGGTCTCCGGCGTCTTCGCCGCGGCGGGGCTCTGA
- a CDS encoding efflux RND transporter periplasmic adaptor subunit, translating to MKKLVWVIVVLLLAGGAWLLLRGGRDKGAVRIVSTQTLGRGTVRKVLEATGIVKAMVGAQVKIGARSSGVIESMLVKIGDHVNKGDLIASIDSREEKAEKIEAEAKLARDEAELKRVRTVYPLQIAEAEAQLREAQAEQDYADKNFERQEKLVAQELQAQDVLDQARQNSLTARSRVAARVATAARLKEEFTQELIKAHKAVSQDQAALEAVDIRLSYKRIVSPITGIVSQVTAQEGETVVSGLQVSNIITVLDPTRLEMWIYVDETDVGHVKPGLPVEFTVDAYPGTVFRGNIDRVYPEPEVRDNIVYYLAIVKLDPEQAEKLRPEMTTQCRIIVEVKKDVLALPNTALKWVGDRQYVYVEEPGGGVRRVQPELGLQGIETSEVLSGLSEGDKVATQIVLPSTALSGTAK from the coding sequence ATGAAGAAGCTCGTCTGGGTCATCGTCGTCCTGCTCCTGGCCGGGGGCGCCTGGCTGCTCCTGCGCGGGGGGCGGGACAAGGGCGCGGTCAGGATCGTCTCCACGCAGACGCTTGGCCGGGGCACGGTGCGCAAGGTCCTGGAGGCCACGGGCATCGTCAAGGCCATGGTCGGCGCGCAGGTCAAGATCGGCGCGCGCTCCTCGGGCGTCATCGAGAGCATGCTGGTCAAGATCGGCGACCACGTGAACAAGGGCGACCTCATCGCCTCCATCGACTCGCGCGAGGAGAAGGCCGAGAAGATAGAGGCCGAGGCCAAGCTCGCGCGCGACGAGGCCGAGCTGAAACGGGTGCGCACGGTCTACCCGCTGCAGATTGCCGAGGCCGAGGCGCAGCTGCGCGAGGCCCAGGCCGAGCAGGACTACGCGGACAAGAACTTCGAGCGCCAGGAAAAGCTCGTGGCGCAGGAGCTGCAGGCCCAGGACGTGCTCGACCAGGCGCGGCAGAACTCGCTCACGGCGCGAAGCCGCGTGGCCGCGCGCGTGGCCACGGCGGCCAGGCTCAAGGAGGAGTTCACCCAGGAGCTCATCAAGGCGCACAAGGCCGTGAGCCAGGACCAGGCCGCGCTCGAGGCCGTGGACATCCGCCTCTCCTACAAGCGCATCGTCTCGCCCATCACCGGCATCGTCTCCCAGGTCACGGCCCAGGAGGGCGAGACCGTGGTCTCGGGCCTTCAGGTCTCGAACATCATCACCGTGCTCGACCCCACGCGCCTGGAGATGTGGATCTACGTGGACGAGACCGACGTGGGCCACGTGAAGCCGGGGCTGCCCGTGGAATTCACCGTGGACGCCTACCCGGGGACCGTGTTCCGCGGCAATATCGACCGCGTCTACCCGGAGCCCGAGGTGCGCGACAACATCGTCTACTACCTGGCCATCGTGAAGCTCGACCCGGAGCAGGCGGAGAAGCTCAGGCCCGAGATGACCACGCAGTGCCGGATCATCGTCGAGGTCAAGAAGGACGTGCTGGCCCTGCCCAACACCGCGCTCAAGTGGGTGGGCGACAGGCAGTACGTCTACGTCGAGGAGCCGGGCGGCGGTGTGCGCCGCGTGCAGCCCGAGCTCGGGCTGCAGGGCATCGAGACGAGCGAGGTGCTCTCCGGCCTTTCGGAAGGCGACAAGGTGGCCACGCAGATCGTCCTGCCCTCCACGGCGCTCTCCGGGACGGCGAAGTAG
- a CDS encoding ABC transporter ATP-binding protein, which produces MSGQAGVQESGQARTAADAALLRLSDVRKTFRQADLAIEVLRGVSLAIGRGEFVALQGPSGSGKSTLLHILGLLDRPTSGGYELAGRDVAALDDDAQSEARGRLIGFVFQSFYLIPYISALDNVMLPGLYTEAPAHAVRERAASLLAQVGLAERMDFRPTQLSGGQQQRVALARALINDPELLLADEPTGQLDSATSVEIMELLSAINGQGKTVVVVTHDEATAAYARRRVVVVDGRIAREPDGTSARESP; this is translated from the coding sequence ATGAGCGGACAGGCGGGCGTACAGGAAAGCGGACAGGCGAGGACTGCGGCGGACGCCGCGCTGCTGCGCCTTTCCGACGTGCGCAAGACCTTCCGCCAGGCGGACCTGGCCATCGAGGTCCTGCGCGGCGTCTCGCTGGCCATCGGGCGCGGCGAGTTCGTGGCCCTGCAGGGGCCGTCCGGCTCGGGCAAGTCCACGCTGCTGCACATCCTGGGGCTCCTCGACCGGCCGACCTCGGGCGGCTACGAGCTTGCCGGGCGCGACGTGGCGGCGCTCGACGACGACGCGCAGAGCGAGGCGCGCGGCAGGCTCATCGGCTTCGTCTTCCAGAGCTTCTACCTCATCCCGTACATCAGCGCCCTGGACAACGTCATGCTCCCCGGCCTCTACACCGAGGCCCCGGCCCACGCCGTGCGCGAGCGGGCCGCCTCCCTGCTGGCCCAGGTGGGGCTCGCCGAGCGCATGGACTTCCGCCCCACGCAGCTCTCGGGCGGGCAGCAGCAGCGCGTGGCCCTGGCCCGCGCCCTGATCAACGACCCGGAGCTGCTGCTCGCGGACGAACCCACCGGACAGCTCGACTCGGCCACCAGCGTGGAGATCATGGAGCTCCTCTCCGCCATCAACGGCCAGGGCAAGACCGTGGTCGTGGTGACCCACGACGAGGCCACCGCGGCCTACGCCCGCCGCCGCGTGGTGGTCGTGGACGGCCGCATCGCCCGAGAACCGGACGGGACGTCCGCGCGGGAATCCCCATGA
- a CDS encoding ABC transporter permease → MTAPARLRRLLRLAGMALHALWAFRLRSCFVIAATGLGIASLTIIVASVDGAQRKAVEITDSFGPDAAFVLGGDIFTRAVGQRVYTMTWEDVRRLRQSLPGAYLVVPLRALSNMPLRAGSRNTTTDLLVGSTEDYAHAWNWPLAEGRDLTRQDVDEAAKVAIIGTDASRLLFGDASPVGRTILVGDVPFQVVGRLAERGFSTGQGRNIDNRVVAPVTTLAQRFDMERKFFRAIRIKFLDVRDMQANKENLRAFLRKLHRLGPGEKDDFTILTADEVLKFLSVITGGLVAFLGVTAAVAILVGGFVLANLFYLSVSERAQEIGIRRAFGAPARAIMLQFLCEAVILTVIGALLGQLLGLLLGQLLARLDILEIRMSWKIFVLSLGSAVAIGLVFGLRPARRAAALDPIEALRG, encoded by the coding sequence ATGACCGCCCCGGCCCGGCTCAGACGCCTGCTGCGCCTGGCGGGCATGGCGCTGCACGCCCTGTGGGCCTTCCGCCTGCGCTCCTGCTTCGTCATCGCGGCCACCGGGCTCGGCATCGCCTCCCTGACCATCATCGTGGCCTCGGTGGACGGCGCGCAGCGCAAGGCCGTGGAGATCACCGATTCCTTCGGCCCGGACGCGGCCTTCGTGCTCGGCGGCGACATCTTCACCCGTGCCGTGGGGCAGCGCGTGTACACCATGACCTGGGAGGACGTGCGCCGCCTGCGCCAGTCCCTGCCCGGGGCCTATCTGGTGGTGCCGCTGCGGGCGCTCAGCAACATGCCGCTTCGCGCGGGCAGCCGGAACACGACCACGGACCTCCTCGTGGGCTCCACCGAGGACTACGCCCACGCCTGGAACTGGCCCCTGGCCGAGGGCCGGGACCTGACGCGCCAGGACGTGGACGAGGCGGCCAAGGTGGCGATCATCGGCACGGACGCCTCGCGCCTGCTCTTCGGCGACGCCTCGCCCGTCGGCCGCACCATCCTGGTCGGGGACGTGCCGTTCCAGGTCGTGGGCAGGCTCGCGGAGCGGGGCTTCTCCACGGGCCAGGGCCGGAACATCGACAACCGCGTGGTGGCCCCGGTGACCACCCTGGCGCAGCGCTTCGACATGGAGCGCAAGTTCTTCCGCGCCATCCGCATCAAGTTCCTCGACGTGCGCGACATGCAGGCCAACAAGGAGAACCTGCGCGCCTTCCTGCGCAAGCTCCACCGCCTCGGCCCCGGCGAGAAGGACGACTTCACCATCCTGACCGCGGACGAGGTGCTGAAGTTCCTCTCCGTGATCACCGGCGGGCTCGTGGCCTTCCTCGGGGTGACCGCGGCCGTGGCCATCCTCGTGGGCGGCTTCGTGCTGGCCAACCTCTTCTACCTGAGCGTCAGCGAGCGCGCGCAGGAGATCGGCATCCGCCGGGCCTTCGGCGCGCCCGCCAGGGCCATCATGCTGCAGTTCCTGTGCGAGGCCGTGATCCTGACCGTGATCGGCGCGCTCCTCGGCCAGCTGCTCGGGCTGCTTCTCGGCCAGCTCCTGGCGCGGCTGGACATCCTCGAGATCCGCATGTCCTGGAAGATCTTCGTCCTCTCCCTCGGCTCGGCCGTGGCCATCGGGCTCGTCTTCGGCCTGCGCCCGGCGCGCCGCGCCGCCGCCCTCGACCCCATCGAGGCCCTGCGGGGCTGA
- a CDS encoding DASS family sodium-coupled anion symporter, whose amino-acid sequence MEGFPLQKRIGLFLGPVLFLLVLALPLPQGMSPAALKVAATTLLMATWWITEAIPIPATALIPIVLFPALGVMKSSASTTPYANHLIFLFMGGFFIAVTMEKWNLHRRVALHTIQLVGTTPSRVVLGFMLATGFLSMWVSNTATAMMMVPIGIAVIQQVTGFSTHDLLQACPTESAEANFGKCLMLGIAYAASIGGVATIIGTPPNTVMVGVVDKVYHQSIGFAQWMFVGVPLAAIMMVATWWLMTSFLFPMRGQTLGKGEDVIREEISKLGPMSKAEKWIVAVGLTVCTIWVTMGFIKIPLFKTVSDTTVGMAGALLLFCIPIDTKKGVFLLDWKTAVKIPWDVILLFGGGFALAGGFETSGLDKFVGEFLVGFSSLGLVGFSALVIACVIALTEVTSNTAVATLMMPIMASAAVAIKVHPYGPMFAACLASSMAFMLPVSTPPNAVVFGSGCVSIPQMAKTGMWMNLIAIILLTVFTVAVMPLVWGIDIHSVPSWAAGMTP is encoded by the coding sequence ATGGAAGGGTTTCCTCTCCAGAAACGGATAGGTCTGTTCCTGGGACCTGTCCTGTTCCTGCTGGTTCTCGCCCTGCCGTTACCGCAGGGCATGAGCCCGGCAGCGCTCAAGGTGGCAGCGACAACGCTTCTCATGGCCACGTGGTGGATAACCGAGGCGATCCCGATCCCGGCGACCGCCCTCATCCCCATCGTCCTCTTCCCGGCGCTCGGAGTCATGAAATCGAGCGCCTCGACGACTCCGTACGCCAACCATCTGATCTTCCTCTTCATGGGCGGCTTCTTCATCGCCGTGACCATGGAGAAATGGAACCTGCACCGCCGCGTGGCGCTGCACACCATCCAGCTCGTGGGCACCACGCCCTCGCGCGTGGTCCTCGGCTTCATGCTGGCCACCGGCTTCCTCTCCATGTGGGTCTCCAACACCGCAACGGCGATGATGATGGTGCCCATCGGCATCGCGGTCATCCAGCAGGTCACCGGCTTCTCGACGCACGACCTCCTGCAGGCCTGCCCCACCGAGTCGGCCGAGGCCAACTTCGGCAAGTGCCTGATGCTCGGCATCGCTTACGCGGCCAGCATCGGCGGCGTGGCCACGATCATCGGCACGCCTCCGAACACCGTCATGGTCGGCGTGGTGGACAAGGTCTACCACCAGAGCATCGGCTTCGCGCAGTGGATGTTCGTGGGCGTGCCGCTGGCCGCGATCATGATGGTCGCCACCTGGTGGCTGATGACCAGCTTCCTCTTCCCCATGCGCGGGCAGACGCTCGGCAAGGGCGAGGACGTCATCCGCGAGGAGATCTCCAAGCTCGGGCCCATGTCCAAGGCCGAGAAGTGGATCGTGGCCGTGGGCCTGACCGTGTGTACGATCTGGGTGACCATGGGCTTCATCAAGATCCCGCTCTTCAAGACCGTGTCCGACACCACCGTGGGCATGGCGGGCGCCCTGCTCCTGTTCTGCATCCCCATCGACACCAAGAAGGGCGTCTTCCTGCTCGACTGGAAGACGGCCGTGAAGATTCCCTGGGACGTGATCCTGCTCTTCGGCGGCGGCTTCGCCCTGGCGGGCGGCTTCGAGACCTCGGGCCTGGACAAGTTCGTGGGCGAGTTCCTGGTCGGCTTCAGCAGCCTCGGCCTGGTGGGCTTCTCCGCCCTGGTCATCGCCTGCGTCATCGCGCTCACCGAGGTCACCTCCAACACCGCGGTGGCCACCCTGATGATGCCCATCATGGCCAGCGCGGCCGTGGCCATCAAGGTCCACCCCTACGGTCCCATGTTCGCCGCCTGCCTTGCCTCCTCCATGGCCTTCATGCTGCCCGTGTCCACGCCGCCCAACGCCGTCGTCTTCGGCTCCGGCTGCGTGTCCATCCCGCAGATGGCCAAGACCGGCATGTGGATGAACCTCATCGCCATCATCCTGCTGACCGTCTTCACCGTGGCCGTCATGCCTCTGGTCTGGGGCATCGACATCCACAGCGTGCCCTCCTGGGCCGCCGGCATGACTCCCTAG
- a CDS encoding universal stress protein produces the protein MISIEKPRTILCPIDFSPPMAKIAGYARMLAECSGAEVVALYVAPAMNRYAKLYVAPDMIGSLEQEIRAGAKEQLHKALEEHFKGVSATGRVVIGYPPEAILDEAEKSGADLIVMGTHGRKGADRILFGSVAEKVVKTSPVPVLTVRP, from the coding sequence ATGATCAGCATTGAAAAGCCCCGCACAATCCTCTGCCCCATCGACTTCTCGCCGCCCATGGCCAAGATAGCGGGCTACGCCCGCATGCTGGCCGAGTGCTCGGGCGCCGAGGTCGTGGCCCTGTACGTGGCCCCGGCCATGAACCGCTACGCCAAGCTCTACGTGGCTCCCGACATGATCGGCTCGCTCGAGCAGGAGATCCGCGCGGGCGCCAAGGAGCAGCTGCACAAGGCCCTGGAAGAGCATTTCAAGGGCGTGTCCGCCACCGGCAGGGTGGTCATCGGCTATCCGCCCGAGGCCATCCTGGACGAGGCCGAGAAGTCCGGCGCGGACCTGATCGTCATGGGCACCCACGGACGCAAGGGCGCGGACCGCATCCTCTTCGGCTCCGTGGCCGAGAAGGTGGTCAAGACCTCGCCCGTCCCGGTCCTGACCGTGCGTCCCTAG
- a CDS encoding TRAP transporter substrate-binding protein: MSIRKVVQLLAVVVMVCAMAGAAVAGPIVIKFSHVVAEDTPKGLMANKFRDLVKERLGGKVVVEVYPNSQLFNDDKVMSAMLLGDVQLAAPALSKFEKYTKKLQLFDLPFLFKDMDAVERFQKSAKGKELLNSMTDKGILGLGYIHNGLKQLSSDKPLRVPEDAKGLKFRIMSSDVLAAQFDALDAVPVKKPFSEVFTLLQTKAIDGQENTWSNMYTQKFYEVQPYITVTNHGLLDYMVVTSTEFWNGLPGDVRTVLEKCLDEAITYGNKISSDLQVKARQDIADSGRSQIITLTPGQREQWVEIMKPVWKKFESEIGKDMVDAAVASNK, from the coding sequence ATGAGCATCAGGAAAGTCGTGCAGCTGCTGGCCGTGGTCGTCATGGTCTGCGCCATGGCCGGCGCGGCCGTGGCCGGACCCATCGTCATCAAGTTCTCCCACGTCGTGGCGGAGGACACCCCCAAGGGCCTGATGGCCAACAAGTTCCGGGATCTGGTCAAGGAACGGCTCGGCGGCAAGGTCGTGGTCGAGGTCTACCCCAACTCCCAGCTTTTCAATGACGACAAGGTCATGTCCGCCATGCTGCTGGGCGACGTCCAGCTGGCGGCTCCGGCCCTGTCCAAGTTCGAGAAATACACCAAGAAGCTGCAACTCTTCGATCTGCCCTTCCTGTTCAAGGACATGGATGCCGTGGAGAGGTTCCAGAAGAGCGCCAAGGGCAAGGAGCTGCTGAACTCCATGACCGACAAGGGCATCCTCGGGCTGGGCTACATCCACAACGGCCTCAAGCAGCTGAGCTCGGACAAGCCCCTGCGCGTGCCCGAGGACGCCAAGGGGCTCAAGTTCCGCATCATGAGCTCGGACGTGCTCGCCGCGCAGTTCGACGCCCTGGACGCCGTGCCCGTGAAGAAGCCTTTCTCCGAGGTCTTCACCCTGCTGCAGACCAAGGCCATCGACGGCCAGGAGAACACCTGGTCCAACATGTACACCCAGAAGTTCTACGAGGTGCAGCCCTACATCACCGTGACCAACCACGGCCTGCTCGACTACATGGTCGTGACCTCCACCGAGTTCTGGAACGGCCTGCCGGGTGACGTCCGCACCGTGCTCGAGAAGTGCCTGGACGAGGCCATCACCTATGGCAACAAGATCTCGAGCGACCTGCAGGTCAAGGCCCGGCAGGACATCGCCGATTCCGGCCGCTCCCAGATCATCACCCTCACGCCCGGGCAGCGCGAGCAGTGGGTCGAGATCATGAAGCCGGTGTGGAAGAAGTTCGAGTCCGAGATCGGCAAGGACATGGTCGACGCCGCCGTTGCGTCCAACAAGTAG